A single region of the Candidatus Methanomethylicota archaeon genome encodes:
- a CDS encoding thiamine pyrophosphate-dependent enzyme yields the protein MGHEYRTELWVDWCPGCGNYGILAALTQALKELNANPQNTVIVSGIGCSGKIPHYVNVNGVHTLHGRAIPFATGIKLANPSLTVIVNGGDGDLLGIGAGHLVALGRRNIDIKVLLHNNGVYGLTKGQASPTLPIRIKTKALTKENIHENINPITLALSSGYTFIARSYAMDIKHLKQTIISAINHKGAALIDILQPCITYNDIYTREYYEKRIYKLEEIKDWNPIVNSEEERREKILKAMEKAMETERIPIGIFYQEKVKTTFEERISQRIPKYLQNPPAKQKIHENGKPIISLTEFKRIFKNKIIEVEDE from the coding sequence GTGGGGCATGAATATAGAACAGAACTATGGGTAGACTGGTGCCCAGGATGCGGAAACTATGGGATATTAGCGGCATTAACACAAGCACTAAAAGAATTAAATGCAAACCCACAAAACACGGTCATAGTTTCAGGAATAGGATGCTCAGGGAAAATTCCACATTACGTAAATGTAAATGGAGTACACACATTACATGGAAGAGCAATACCATTCGCCACCGGAATAAAACTTGCCAATCCAAGCTTAACAGTAATAGTAAATGGAGGTGACGGCGACCTACTTGGAATAGGAGCTGGACATCTAGTAGCTTTGGGGAGGAGGAACATAGATATAAAAGTGCTACTACACAACAATGGAGTATACGGATTGACAAAAGGTCAAGCTTCACCAACACTACCAATTAGAATAAAGACAAAAGCGTTAACGAAAGAAAACATCCATGAAAACATAAACCCAATAACACTGGCATTATCATCAGGATACACATTTATTGCAAGATCATACGCAATGGACATAAAACACTTAAAACAAACAATAATATCAGCCATAAACCATAAAGGCGCAGCACTAATAGACATATTACAACCATGCATAACATACAATGACATATACACAAGAGAATACTACGAAAAGAGAATATACAAATTAGAAGAAATAAAAGATTGGAATCCAATAGTAAACAGTGAAGAAGAAAGGAGAGAAAAGATTCTAAAAGCCATGGAGAAAGCTATGGAGACAGAAAGAATACCAATAGGAATATTCTATCAAGAAAAGGTGAAGACAACCTTTGAAGAAAGAATAAGTCAAAGAATACCAAAATACCTACAGAATCCACCAGCAAAACAGAAGATACATGAAAATGGAAAACCAATAATAAGCTTAACAGAATTCAAAAGGATATTCAAAAACAAAATTATAGAAGTAGAGGATGAGTGA